The nucleotide sequence GATGCCAGAAAAACCGCCATCCGGATAATTCCCAGGGATGGATGATGTTCGTCTAAATAGCGCTGATATGACCGGACAAAGAAAAGCGAATAATCAATACCCATGCCCATGACTACGATTGAGAGCATAAGTCCGGGTATATCAAGTGGGTGACCCAAAAGCTTAAGCGTTCCGAGAGTACATACAAAAGCAAATACAACCGGCGCCAATGCAACAAGGGCTAATATAACGTCAAAAAAGAAAAAAAGACAAAGTAGGGCCACACTTAAACCGATGATGAGCACCATTTTTATAAAGGTGAAAGACAAAAGCTCCCCAAGCCTTTTGGAAAAAAATTTGGGGTCAAACAGCTTTACCGTTGGTCCTGATGCATATTTTGTATAAAAAGCTTCCGCTTGATAAGCACTGCCGGGAGTCAATGTTAATAGCTGGATCCATTTGGGTCCATCGGGGTTTTTATTTTCCAATATCCCCAGAATCGAATAAAATTTTTTGGGGATGCCCCCGTAATGGGGGTCTGGCTGATAAATTGTCTCATAGAAAGGGTCAAAGGCATTTGGTGCAAAGCCTAAATCAGCAGAGACTTTCTCTACTGCGCCTTTTAACTCTTTTACCCTTTTTGAGTCCCAAAATCTCGTCCAGGCGGAAAAATTTTCTCTCGCCCGTTCCTCCCCGGGGAAAATCATGGACGGCACAAATGCAGCGTCCAAAACCCCTGAAATCTTATCATGTTCCAGCATTTTTAGCAGGGTATCCCCCTTTTGCTGAAGCCGGCTCACATTTGCTTCTTCAGTAAGTAAAAATATTTTTGAAAAAACATCACCCCATACCCTTGTCACCAAGTGTTCAGCAGCCTTTGTTTCTTTGCTTATGGTATTCATTGACCTGAGGTCCGCCTGGAAAACTGGTTTTGCAAACCAAACCATAACCATGGCAAAGACAAGTGCGCCCCAGGCTTTGTATTTTCCACCGCTTAAGGCAACTTTTTTGACCACATGCATAAGTGGCAGGGTTCTGTTCTTTTTTGCAGCTGGCATTGAGGGAAATATCAAGGGGAAAATGGTATGCACAAATAAAAAAGAACAGGCGATACCAAATGCGGCAAACTGACCGACTTGGGCCAAAATTGGAAAACCACTGATGCAAAGGACTAAAAAGGCACCCACAGTTGTTAGCGTTGACAGTAAGCCAACCGCCCAGACCTCTTTGGAGGCATCTCTCCCGCTGGTTTGATGGTGGCGATCAAGAAACAGAAGATAAGCAATCCCGTGATCCACTGTAATTGAAATAATTGCCCCTCCAAAGCCGATGGTCAAAGCAGAAATGGATTTATTAAAAAGAGAAAACAAAAAGAATGCCACCATGGTTCCCGCCACTGCCGGTAAAAATGAGAGCAAACCCACATAAGGTCTCGGAAAAGCGATAATAAGCAAAACAGCTATTCCGATCATGGAAAATATAATCGCCTTTTTGATATCCCTTTTGGCTAACATTTCATTATCAAGTGCCGCCCTGTATGCCCCTACAGGGGTCAGGGTAAATTGATTTTCCTGCCCAGAATATTTTTCATCCAGCATGAGAGATATTTTTTTTATCAGCTTGGTCGCTTCCCTGGCAAAGTCGGTATCGGTTCCTGAAGTGATCGGCCTGGCAGTTAATAGAAGATGTCTGCCATCGGATGACAAAAGTTGTCCCCGGTAGACCTTTGCCTTCTGCGATGGAAAAAGATGTAATAATTCAGCCAGAATAATATTTCTTAACCCGACAGGATCTGCCGCCATGAGTTCAGACTGACCGATGCCATCGAGATGAAGCAGGCGGGAATAATTTTCCTCAAGTTTGCTGGCAACCTGCCCTGGTTCAAGAAGTGGTTTTACCTTGTTATTTAAATCTCCTTCAGTAAAGAGTACCGGTAGATTCTTTAAGATATAAAAAATCAGCTCAGGCACCATATTTTGAATCTCTTTCATCCCTGTGCTTTTAAAAAGCCCGCTCGCCATCAGTTTTTTTTCAATAAACTGACCGGCTTCAACAAGCACATCAGAATCCTGACTTTCACAAAATAGATCAATCACCAGTTGGTCTCTTGCAGGGTGGTTCATTAAGATATATCCCGCATCTGATATTACAGGGTCACTTTCCGGAAGGGTTTTAATGATATCGGTGTCGATTTTCAGCCGGTAAAAGCCGATACAAAAGAGAGCTGAGACTGCCGCAGCAACCAGAATGATGGTAGGGAAATAAAAAGAGGGGGTTTTTTTCATATAAGATTATAACCGTTTTCTGATAAACGACGGAATAAATATTCTTTGTATGATAAGCCTCGAAAATGTT is from Thermodesulfobacteriota bacterium and encodes:
- a CDS encoding MMPL family transporter translates to MKKTPSFYFPTIILVAAAVSALFCIGFYRLKIDTDIIKTLPESDPVISDAGYILMNHPARDQLVIDLFCESQDSDVLVEAGQFIEKKLMASGLFKSTGMKEIQNMVPELIFYILKNLPVLFTEGDLNNKVKPLLEPGQVASKLEENYSRLLHLDGIGQSELMAADPVGLRNIILAELLHLFPSQKAKVYRGQLLSSDGRHLLLTARPITSGTDTDFAREATKLIKKISLMLDEKYSGQENQFTLTPVGAYRAALDNEMLAKRDIKKAIIFSMIGIAVLLIIAFPRPYVGLLSFLPAVAGTMVAFFLFSLFNKSISALTIGFGGAIISITVDHGIAYLLFLDRHHQTSGRDASKEVWAVGLLSTLTTVGAFLVLCISGFPILAQVGQFAAFGIACSFLFVHTIFPLIFPSMPAAKKNRTLPLMHVVKKVALSGGKYKAWGALVFAMVMVWFAKPVFQADLRSMNTISKETKAAEHLVTRVWGDVFSKIFLLTEEANVSRLQQKGDTLLKMLEHDKISGVLDAAFVPSMIFPGEERARENFSAWTRFWDSKRVKELKGAVEKVSADLGFAPNAFDPFYETIYQPDPHYGGIPKKFYSILGILENKNPDGPKWIQLLTLTPGSAYQAEAFYTKYASGPTVKLFDPKFFSKRLGELLSFTFIKMVLIIGLSVALLCLFFFFDVILALVALAPVVFAFVCTLGTLKLLGHPLDIPGLMLSIVVMGMGIDYSLFFVRSYQRYLDEHHPSLGIIRMAVFLASASTLIGFGVLNTADHSMLKGAGLTSFTGIAYCLIGTFAILPPVLKYLFAQKQLPAETVKPGSKKHLYRILKQYRHREALVRLFVRYKLAFDPMFTELFNFIESPQKIIELNSGYGLGAVCLLEIYPKAKVYGIEPDSQKARIASIVTGQRGFIKCAKTPELPQPTDPVDCAVMIDTIQHLTDDELKLTLKRLNLQLCPGGSLLIRAAFPNQKAVFPILWCENIWRKIMGIKPLYRSEDEIKQVLVRSGFEIQAVAPSAAGGKGQWFFARLRNIQHHADKTAIT